The following proteins are encoded in a genomic region of Terriglobales bacterium:
- the pnp gene encoding polyribonucleotide nucleotidyltransferase, producing the protein MKQDATVELTGGKRLEFETGRLAKQAPGAALVRIGDNVILATAVAAPEPREGQDFFPLTVDYREYTYAGGRIPGGFIKREGRPSEREILTARQIDRPIRPLFPDYFKNETQVIALVLSADTDNDPDVVAINAASCAITLSDIPFGGPVGAVRIGLVNGQMVVNPSYAEMRESQLNIMVVGTKDGIVMIESGAKEVTEDRVVDAIEFAHGEIKKICATISDLASRAGKQKRQLTAPEFDESYYRELKSKVGAKLADALDTKKYPKIESYTKVAEIKKELKSKLPEGDEAAADKLENYYEVLRERLFREQVTKDRVRPDRRKFNEIRPITIETSVLPRTHGSAIFTRGETQALVTTTLGTSEDVQRLENFEGEKKKNFMLHYNFPPFSVGETGRMTGVGRREVGHGALAERAITAVLPDETAWPYTMRVVSDILESNGSSSMASVCGAALSLMDAGVPIKAPVAGIAMGLVKEGEDYSILTDIAGAEDHYGDMDFKVAGTRQGITALQMDIKISGITGKIMREALEQAREGRLFILDKMQEALPEARSAVSKFAPRIHTLQIPVDKIRDLIGPGGKVIRGIVEQTGVKIDVEDSGRVNVASSDEAAMSKALQIIGDITATPEVGKTYLGKVVRLADFGAFVELFPGTDGLLHISEIAEHRIKDVRDELHEGDQILVKVLAIEGNRIKLSRKAILKEQRAKMAGQAGGAAPASHEGDGHHPEHVTPNGGGGESITIEGGADFEEEEGEPNFNRAEGEPAHAGQGGGGGQGRREGGGGGRGGRGRRHHRRGGPRGGGGGGGRH; encoded by the coding sequence ATGAAGCAAGACGCAACCGTTGAACTCACAGGCGGTAAGCGACTCGAATTTGAAACTGGCCGTTTGGCCAAACAGGCGCCTGGCGCCGCGCTGGTAAGAATCGGCGATAACGTTATCCTCGCCACGGCAGTGGCCGCGCCTGAACCGCGTGAAGGACAGGATTTCTTCCCACTCACCGTTGACTATCGCGAGTACACCTACGCCGGCGGACGCATCCCCGGCGGGTTCATTAAGCGCGAAGGCCGCCCGAGTGAACGCGAAATTCTCACTGCCCGCCAGATCGATCGTCCCATCCGTCCTCTCTTCCCCGACTATTTCAAGAATGAAACTCAGGTGATCGCGCTGGTGTTGTCAGCCGACACCGACAACGATCCCGACGTTGTCGCGATCAATGCCGCCTCTTGCGCGATTACGCTTTCGGACATTCCGTTTGGCGGACCCGTCGGCGCAGTGCGCATCGGACTGGTGAACGGCCAGATGGTCGTGAATCCCAGCTATGCCGAGATGCGCGAAAGTCAGCTCAACATCATGGTCGTTGGCACCAAAGACGGCATCGTGATGATCGAGTCCGGCGCGAAGGAAGTCACGGAAGATCGCGTGGTCGATGCCATCGAGTTCGCGCATGGCGAGATCAAGAAGATTTGCGCCACGATCAGCGATTTAGCCTCGCGCGCTGGAAAGCAGAAGCGGCAGCTTACTGCTCCCGAATTCGATGAAAGCTACTATCGCGAGCTCAAATCGAAAGTCGGGGCGAAGCTTGCAGATGCGCTCGATACCAAGAAGTACCCAAAGATCGAGAGCTACACGAAAGTCGCTGAGATCAAGAAAGAACTTAAGAGCAAGCTGCCCGAAGGCGACGAAGCTGCCGCAGATAAGCTTGAGAACTATTACGAAGTGCTGCGCGAGCGGCTTTTCCGCGAGCAGGTCACGAAAGATCGCGTACGTCCTGACCGGCGCAAGTTCAACGAGATCCGCCCAATCACGATTGAAACCAGCGTGCTTCCACGCACGCACGGTTCGGCGATCTTCACGCGCGGCGAAACACAGGCGTTGGTAACCACCACACTCGGCACTTCTGAAGACGTGCAGCGCCTGGAAAACTTCGAAGGCGAGAAGAAAAAGAATTTCATGCTGCACTACAACTTCCCGCCATTCTCGGTCGGTGAGACCGGACGCATGACCGGAGTGGGCCGTCGCGAAGTCGGCCACGGAGCGCTCGCCGAACGAGCGATCACAGCGGTTCTGCCGGATGAGACAGCATGGCCGTATACCATGCGCGTAGTCTCCGACATTCTCGAATCGAACGGCTCATCTTCCATGGCTTCCGTCTGCGGAGCTGCTCTTTCGCTAATGGACGCCGGCGTTCCCATCAAAGCTCCTGTCGCTGGAATTGCAATGGGCTTAGTGAAAGAAGGCGAGGATTATTCAATCCTTACGGACATTGCTGGAGCCGAAGATCACTACGGCGACATGGACTTCAAAGTCGCCGGGACACGGCAGGGAATCACCGCCCTGCAGATGGATATCAAGATCTCCGGCATCACTGGAAAGATCATGCGCGAAGCGCTGGAGCAGGCGCGCGAGGGCAGGCTGTTCATTCTGGACAAAATGCAGGAGGCTTTGCCGGAAGCCCGTTCCGCCGTCTCGAAGTTTGCGCCGCGTATTCACACCTTGCAAATTCCTGTCGATAAGATTCGCGATCTCATTGGCCCGGGCGGCAAGGTGATCCGCGGCATCGTTGAGCAGACGGGCGTTAAGATCGACGTCGAAGACTCCGGTCGCGTAAACGTCGCCTCCAGCGATGAAGCAGCGATGAGCAAAGCGTTGCAGATCATCGGCGACATCACTGCGACTCCCGAAGTAGGAAAGACATATCTCGGCAAAGTTGTACGTCTCGCAGACTTCGGAGCGTTCGTCGAACTCTTTCCTGGAACCGACGGACTGCTGCATATCAGCGAAATCGCCGAACATCGCATTAAAGACGTTCGCGACGAGCTGCATGAAGGCGATCAGATCCTCGTGAAGGTCCTGGCTATCGAAGGCAATCGTATCAAGCTCTCGCGCAAGGCGATCTTGAAAGAACAACGCGCCAAGATGGCCGGACAGGCTGGCGGCGCGGCTCCGGCGAGCCACGAGGGTGATGGACATCATCCTGAACACGTGACTCCGAACGGCGGTGGCGGCGAGAGCATCACCATCGAAGGCGGAGCCGACTTCGAGGAGGAAGAAGGCGAACCGAACTTCAATCGTGCGGAAGGCGAACCTGCGCATGCCGGACAAGGCGGCGGAGGTGGTCAAGGCCGTCGTGAAGGCGGAGGCGGCGGACGCGGTGGCCGAGGGCGTCGTCACCATCGCCGGGGTGGACCACGCGGCGGGGGCGGTGGAGGCGGTCGCCACTGA